A region of Massilia sp. WG5 DNA encodes the following proteins:
- a CDS encoding molybdopterin-synthase adenylyltransferase MoeB, which produces MDDRQLLRYSRHILLDEVGIEGQQRVLGARVLIIGAGGLGSPAALYLAASGAGRITLVDDDVVDLTNLQRQVMHTTARIGQPKVESGREALMQINPEIEVVALRERASGERLRELVADSDVVLDCSDNFATRQAVNRACVAARVPLVAGAVIRFDGQLSVFDVRDPASPCYACLFPADSRFEDVACSSMGVFAPLVGVIGAAQAAEALKLLAGCGRPLVGRLLMLDGRGMEWTEVQVGRNPCCPVCHERERQRG; this is translated from the coding sequence ATGGACGACCGCCAATTGTTGCGCTACTCGCGCCATATCCTGCTCGACGAGGTCGGCATCGAAGGGCAGCAGCGGGTGCTGGGCGCGCGCGTCCTGATCATCGGCGCCGGTGGACTCGGTTCGCCGGCGGCGCTCTACCTGGCCGCCAGCGGCGCCGGCCGCATCACCCTGGTCGACGATGACGTGGTCGATCTCACCAACCTGCAGCGCCAGGTCATGCACACGACGGCCCGGATCGGCCAGCCCAAGGTCGAGTCCGGTCGCGAAGCGTTGATGCAGATCAACCCCGAGATCGAGGTCGTCGCCCTCCGCGAGCGCGCCAGCGGCGAACGCCTGCGGGAACTGGTGGCCGACAGCGATGTCGTACTCGACTGCAGCGACAACTTCGCCACCCGCCAGGCAGTCAACCGCGCCTGCGTGGCGGCGCGCGTGCCGCTGGTGGCCGGCGCCGTGATCCGCTTCGACGGCCAGCTGTCGGTGTTCGACGTACGCGACCCCGCTTCTCCCTGCTACGCCTGCCTGTTCCCCGCCGACAGCCGCTTCGAGGATGTGGCCTGCAGCAGCATGGGCGTATTCGCGCCGCTGGTCGGCGTGATCGGCGCCGCGCAGGCGGCCGAGGCCCTCAAGCTGCTGGCCGGCTGCGGCCGTCCGCTGGTCGGGCGCCTCCTGATGCTCGACGGCCGCGGCATGGAATGGACCGAAGTGCAGGTCGGGCGCAACCCCTGCTGCCCGGTCTGCCATGAGCGGGAACGGCAGCGCGGATAG